The genomic segment TGGTCGATGGCGGGCTGCCAGTCGTTTCAATGGGCTGCACAGTACCCGGATTTCGTCGACGCGATACTGCCGTTTTGCGCCTCGGCGAAAACTTCCGAGCATAATATTGTCTTCCTCGAGGGCGTTAAAGCGGCACTGCAGGCGGATGCAGACTATGCAGATGGCAACTATACCAGCCCGCCGGTAAATGGATTGAAGGCATTTGGTCGCGTCTATGCCGGCTGGGCCTTTTCACAGACCTTTTTCCGTGAACAAATGTATCGCCTCAAGGGTTTCGATACCGCGGAGGCGCTGTTGCAGGACTGGGAACAGGATCACCTCGGCTGGGACGCCAATGATTTATTGTGCAAACTCAAGACCTGGCAACTGGGCGATATCAGTGCCAACGATATCTATCAGCATGATTTCAGGGCGGCCCTGAACGCGATCAAGGCGAAAACCATCGTCATCGCCTGCAATAATGATCTGTATTTCCGTCCCGAGGATAACCAGCTCGAAATCGAGCACATCACCGACGGTGAACTGCGCATCTACGAATCAGCCTGGGGCCACTGCGTGGCGTCACCGGGTAACAGCCCAGAATTCGAACGCTATCTCGACCAGGCAATTTCCGAGTTGCTTGACTAAACCAGTTTCACTTTAAAAACCTGGAGAACAGCATGACTGCACCAAGCGTATTTAGAATCGCCGATATACAGGATCGTATTGACAACCTGCCCGAGGACGGTACTTACATCAAGCCTTTCGTGACCACTGAAATCAGCGAATCGATGGCGGGTGGCATTAACGCGCTGAACAAGATTTCGGTACCCTGGGATCTAACTTGCGATGAAATGATTTATTGTCTCGAGGGTACCTTCCGGCTCGTGGTCGACGAGATCGGGTATGAACTCAATCCGGGCGACCTGATGTTCGTGCCGAAAGACAATCACGTCAAATACGAGTGTGACAACAAGTGCGTCATTTTTTATACGGCTTACCCGGTTGACTGGAAACAGCGCGCCGGCATCACCCACGTGCCCGGTATTGATGCCGATGAGATGCCCGTGCCCTACGAACGGTGAAACAAATGCAAACTGAAGAACGCCACGACTCCGCTCTCGACCCGGGAATCGCTGATCGACGGCCAGGCGAAGCTGCAACCTAGCGCCAGCCCGCGCGATCCATCAATTGCACCGCGGCGCGGTTATTTTCACCGAGCAGTGTGAGGTTGAGGGAATCACTCCTGAATTCTCCAAACGCGTTCAAAGTCGCAGGCGTTTTCGCGTCGGCTACCACCGGGTATTCATTATTGACCTCGGCGTACCAGGCCTGAGATTCGGGATTGACCAGAAACTCAAGCAGGCGCTCCGCCGCCTCTGGATGACTGGTATACCGGGTGATAGCGGCGCCGCTGACATTGACGTGTGCGCCCCGCTCCGCCTGGTTAGGCCAGAACAGGCCCAGGCTGGTGGCTACCTTTTGATCATCTTCCTTGGCGCTGTTGACGAGACGTCCATAGTAATAAGTGTTGGCTATCGCGATATCGCATAACCCGGCCGCGGCGGCGCGCAATTGATCGGTGTCACCGCCGGCGGGTTTGCGCGCGAAGTTGGCAACCAGCCCGCGCGCCCAGGTCTCGGTTTTTTCAGCCCCATGCGCTACGATCATCGACGCCACCAGCGACTGATTGTAAATGTTACCGGAGGAACGGATGCAGATCCGCTGCTTCCATTTTGCATCGGCCAGTGCCTCGTAGGTCGACAGTTCAGCTGGATCGACCCTGTCTTTCGCGTAGAAGATTACACGGGCGCGTTGCGATAACCCAAACCAGTAATTCTCTTTGTCCCGTAAATT from the Gammaproteobacteria bacterium genome contains:
- a CDS encoding alpha/beta fold hydrolase; translated protein: MKDYSVYDLGEFELQSGVVLPDAQLAYKTYGELNASRDNVVVLPTFYTGNHMRNEGFFGPGRAIDPARHCVVSVNLFGNGISSSPSNTPTPYNAASFPDITLYDNVRAQYRSLTEKLGVDKIALVTGWSMAGCQSFQWAAQYPDFVDAILPFCASAKTSEHNIVFLEGVKAALQADADYADGNYTSPPVNGLKAFGRVYAGWAFSQTFFREQMYRLKGFDTAEALLQDWEQDHLGWDANDLLCKLKTWQLGDISANDIYQHDFRAALNAIKAKTIVIACNNDLYFRPEDNQLEIEHITDGELRIYESAWGHCVASPGNSPEFERYLDQAISELLD
- a CDS encoding ethanolamine utilization protein, which codes for MTAPSVFRIADIQDRIDNLPEDGTYIKPFVTTEISESMAGGINALNKISVPWDLTCDEMIYCLEGTFRLVVDEIGYELNPGDLMFVPKDNHVKYECDNKCVIFYTAYPVDWKQRAGITHVPGIDADEMPVPYER
- a CDS encoding Fe(3+) ABC transporter substrate-binding protein; translation: MYRSLIGHRSLLLTAFCLSLVFGHGIAQAQDVNVYSARKEALILPLLQKFKQQTGIGFNLITAKADALLKRLESEGQSTPADIFITTDAGRLQRAKDAGVLRPVDNQTLNARIPENLRDKENYWFGLSQRARVIFYAKDRVDPAELSTYEALADAKWKQRICIRSSGNIYNQSLVASMIVAHGAEKTETWARGLVANFARKPAGGDTDQLRAAAAGLCDIAIANTYYYGRLVNSAKEDDQKVATSLGLFWPNQAERGAHVNVSGAAITRYTSHPEAAERLLEFLVNPESQAWYAEVNNEYPVVADAKTPATLNAFGEFRSDSLNLTLLGENNRAAVQLMDRAGWR